The region GTAACttgaatgcttttttttttttcttggattTTGTTGGAAAATACCAAATACTCCTGCAAATGAAAATATTCTGCCcatcatatatttaaatattttgctgttttattttatagaatttattttgttgtatttcACTAAAAGAAAAATAGAATTTGATTTAAGAGGAACATTTTTGTCcttgtgttatttttaaagattattGACTGTACAGAGTTCTTCGCCCTGTTTTTTGCCGACTTTTGTTTTGGCCATGATGTGACGTTGAATTCTGAAGCCACAGTCACAATGTTGACTTTCACTTTATGAGGTTTTTGTGCACagaaatattagaaaaaaaagcattGCGCCCTTCaagaataaagaaaagaaatcgGGAAAATGTCTCTGTTATTGTGAAGATTCAGACCTGCAtgatgttttatgtatttgtataaattcacaaatttgtCACTGTCGAGTACACCGACCAAATTTAATTGTGTTGGTGGGTCAACTATTACTTTCTTAAAATGCCTTTATAATAATCCATAGAATAATTGAGACTTTTTAggcttttattattaattttcagcCTCTGATCAGAAAAGGCATCCAGAACGATGCATTAAAACCCACAAACTTTCTTTAGAATGCAGCAATTCTGGGTATATTGGGAAGGATTATGGCAAAGTCTGCCCTGAGAACCCTCTTAAATTGCACATCCAATTTTAGATAGGTTGCAGCCAACAGCCACTCTTAACCAGTTTTAATAACCCACAAGGCCAATCTCAATACATACAGGATGAAAACTTTTTCTGCATCAAGTGAGGCTGGAAACTAATGAGCTCAGAACTTTGGATTGCTTGGAGAAACAGCACTGGCAATCTTCATGCCCAGGCATGGATGTGGCTCTCAGAagataatgttaaaatgtaatcttATAAATTAAACTTACTGTGATGACTTTTTACTTGCCCTGTATTGAAGATGCTTAGTTTATGTTTTGTGCTCGATCTACAGCACCTAGGTGTGATTTGATCATTTCCCATGCCATTGGtcaaaaaaaagatatttaaacatttatgattgcaAATAGCAAACATACTTTgtcaattcatttaaaaaaacaaatgcttCCTAGCTGATCGGAgaataactaaaataactatatataaaaatacgTAGTTAAATCTTTTCCAGGTCTGTATGCAATTTTAAAACTCATATTTCCAGGTCTTTCATGACACTTTATAATAAAACCCTGgacctaataaaaaaaaaaaaaaaaaactacacttGTTAGAATCTAGTGTAGTATAACAAGTTAAATCACATAAGTGCATCTATAAGTTTGActtaaactataaaaaataaaatcagctTAATTCATTAACctgtaaaatatttcataacTATCAGGGTTCGTACACATTTTTACCAATAaaattccatgacttttccataACTTTAAGTAAAATTTCATGACCTAATGTTTCATGAAATGTCTatgtatacatgttaaataagaaGAAAATCCATGTTACACCCAACATATTTTTACTAAACTAAATGACAAActttgtagtgtacagtagaatatgaaatatttatttaaataacgcttgcacacagaacgcgtctttgcgtctaaaaacgtGAGACGCGGCGCTCAGGAGTGGTTTTTAAAAAAGCGCAGCATAGAACGCGAGAGTCTCGAGACGCGCCTTTGAGACGTGATAAAATAAcgacaataacggaaataatagaaataggcaaactgcagaatttacagatacaagttttgacatggaaaaaaagaaaataagataataatgagcgcctcctccaccatgttgccattatataaaacagttgtcatgccaactcgcaacgcttgccccgcctccgagttcttctgattggtccactgttttggcaCTGACATTGATAAGcggcgctgcgtgtaaaagttgaaattcttttaacttgacacggcgtcttaaaaacgcggaGCTCATGCGAGAGGCGCAACAatgttaaactaaaaaataaataaaagtgtccAGCAGCACTGTCCTGCACAGTACCTCTGCAGTTAGGGTTTCGTTTCTGGATACAGCACTCAAAATGGTCCCTTGTTTTACAGTGGATGAGAGGGAAGCACCGCAGCTGGGAGCGGGTGTCACGTCAGTCGCACGGATGAAAAAGCCAGCGATTGGGTTGGAAGCAGTCGAGCACGCAGCTGCATACTTTTCATCATGAAgccatacatttttaaatctgcATTTCCCTGGCATTGCTACACAATACTAACATTAGCTGAAACTGCGTTACCCCATGGTTACCCCACGCAGAGAACGTCACGTGACGGATAGTGCGAACGTTAACTATTGTAATTTAACTAATATTATCAACTATATTCGAATATACGGAGATTGTGAAacaaatttccatgacttttccaaaaCTTTGTGGGTTAATAAATTTTTCCAAAACTTTTCCAGGCCTGGAAATTGCCATTTTAaaattccatgacttttccaggttTTTCATGACCGTACGAACCCTGAACTATGTAGGTACTATGTAGCATTCTAATATGTAtatttgacaacactagttgtGTTTCTGCAGAGATAGTAAGTGATAACTGACAAAGACACCAACAGGCAAGTGGAATTTGTTGGGACACATTTTATTATGAAGATACACATTAGTTCTCTTTGTCCTGGACGGTCTTTGTTCCACGCAGTCTGCCAGTACGACGGGCAGCGATGAGACCGACCTTGCGTCCAGCGGGCGCGTCCCTCCTGATTGTTGAGGGCTTGCCAATATGCTGATGGTTACCACCACCGAAGGGATGCTCAACAGGCTGGAGAAAGAAAAGGCACAAATCAGATTTATAACCACCATTAAGGGAACGAATCAGACTCTGAAATCCATAAATTgcagaaaaataaatttgcttaCATTCATAGCCACACCACGGACACGAGGCCAGCAGTTCCTCTTGGCCTTGTACTTGTGGTATGCACGTCCTGCCTTCAGGATGGGTTTGTCAATACGACCACCACCAGCAACAACACCTTTAACATATGACAGTAAACTTCAGTTTATGCTGAATTCAGTCTCAAAGACTTTAAAGccaaaataaatacacaaataccCCTTACACATTTGCTATAGAAGGGattcacaaactttttttttttttttttaagtgatgtAAAATACCCCCTGAGATTTAGTGTTATGCAGTTCTCAGTTCTGatgttttttaatgatttattccAACTTTACATTGTCATTCAAGTATTAGTTCACCTTGTGAACCCCCAGAGGTTCTCTCAGaaaccccagtttgggaaaccTGTGCTACAGAATGTAATATACTAAAATTATAGATCCATACGGTCACAAAACATTTCACTGGCAAGCCCcattaaaaaaagttctgtaatttatacatttggcagacacttatGTTTTATAACAGAATAATAGGAAAAACACAAGCCTAagtattttagaaaatgaaaattaatcagTAATCTTAATTATATCCATGGATGGATATAATTAAGATGGAGCAGGGATCAATACCACTCCAAAAGATATATTCATATCAGCCAAAATTTAACTCAAATCATAATATTTGCTTACCAACAACAGCTCTGTTTGCAGATGAGATGACCTTTTTGGATCCAGATGGAAGCTTGACTCTCGATTTCTTGGTCTCGGGGTTGTGGGAGATGACTGTGGCGTAGTTTCCGGATGCGCGAGCGAGCTTGCCCCGGTCTCCGGGCTTCTCTTCCAGACAGCAGACAATGGTACCCTCAGGCATGGTGCCAACGGGCAGCACATTGCCAATGTTCAGCTGGGCTATAACAGTTCAAGCACAGAGACTTTGATCAACAGGTGAACATAAGATTGGATGTTTGCTTGCCCTGCTCTCGGTTTAATTTTCATTACCTTTCTTGCCGCAGTAGATGAACTGCCCAGTGTGGATGCCTTCAGCTGCAATGAACAGTTCTGTCCTCTTCTTGAAGCGGTATGGGTCACGGAACACCACCTTAGCCAGAGGAGCTCCACGGCCAGGGTCGTGAATAATGTCCTAGAGGagaaagcatttttatttttttggtaatCCTTCCTTTTAAATGATACGTGAGTGG is a window of Megalobrama amblycephala isolate DHTTF-2021 linkage group LG6, ASM1881202v1, whole genome shotgun sequence DNA encoding:
- the rpl8 gene encoding 60S ribosomal protein L8 isoform X1 → MCNCLFLQAAMGRVIRGQRKGAGSVFKAHVKHRKGAAKLRHIDFAERHGYIKGIVKDIIHDPGRGAPLAKVVFRDPYRFKKRTELFIAAEGIHTGQFIYCGKKAQLNIGNVLPVGTMPEGTIVCCLEEKPGDRGKLARASGNYATVISHNPETKKSRVKLPSGSKKVISSANRAVVGVVAGGGRIDKPILKAGRAYHKYKAKRNCWPRVRGVAMNPVEHPFGGGNHQHIGKPSTIRRDAPAGRKVGLIAARRTGRLRGTKTVQDKEN
- the rpl8 gene encoding 60S ribosomal protein L8 isoform X2, with protein sequence MGRVIRGQRKGAGSVFKAHVKHRKGAAKLRHIDFAERHGYIKGIVKDIIHDPGRGAPLAKVVFRDPYRFKKRTELFIAAEGIHTGQFIYCGKKAQLNIGNVLPVGTMPEGTIVCCLEEKPGDRGKLARASGNYATVISHNPETKKSRVKLPSGSKKVISSANRAVVGVVAGGGRIDKPILKAGRAYHKYKAKRNCWPRVRGVAMNPVEHPFGGGNHQHIGKPSTIRRDAPAGRKVGLIAARRTGRLRGTKTVQDKEN